A stretch of the Bradyrhizobium arachidis genome encodes the following:
- a CDS encoding SagB family peptide dehydrogenase produces the protein MAPAIAARLSHGFSLQLQSDGSIAASLGDYSVNLGRFSEPALNRAQDLVTGLPLESFAGRSVLAREVDALVRRLARHGLLEYRLSAPRGRQDLVVIEPQLADYWPQRAKLGNRDLVVLSRFAYLRRRGSEMVLESPRAGALFRIGDPAIAATLAALSQPRKISTLDRAASSMLHLLELLLDCRILLKLDAKDGHGLRLDEGDGHLVLWDFHDLVFHTRSTEGRQANPVGAAYTYAGVVPPLPAVRPSWPGRRIDLRKFSGPEPNCPFATLLRERHSTRDFDDHNPITLGELAQFLETTARVLSEWKSDPHVDGAPEVAYSTRPYPSAGSAYELELYLTVINCEGLARGLYHYDAGSHALVAINASPEQLQAQAMAAQFAMDAPGQPQILITIAARFGRISWKYSAIAYSLILKDVGTLLQTFYLAATDMGLGGCAIGTTNIDLFAKITELEFHVEGPVGQFALGRGRTPLVSS, from the coding sequence ATCGCGCCGGCCATAGCCGCCCGCTTGAGCCACGGCTTCTCGCTTCAGCTGCAATCGGACGGGAGCATTGCAGCGTCCCTGGGTGACTATTCCGTCAATCTCGGCCGCTTCAGCGAACCCGCATTAAACCGCGCGCAGGACTTGGTCACAGGTCTTCCGCTCGAATCCTTTGCGGGCAGGAGCGTCCTCGCCCGAGAGGTCGATGCTCTGGTGCGTCGGTTGGCCCGGCATGGGCTGCTCGAATACCGCCTCTCCGCCCCGCGTGGCCGGCAGGATCTCGTCGTCATCGAGCCGCAGCTTGCGGATTACTGGCCGCAACGCGCAAAACTCGGCAACCGGGATCTTGTCGTCCTATCGCGCTTTGCCTATCTGCGCCGGCGCGGCAGCGAGATGGTGCTGGAATCGCCGCGCGCCGGTGCGCTGTTCCGGATCGGCGATCCCGCCATCGCTGCGACCCTTGCCGCACTGTCGCAGCCGCGAAAGATCAGCACGCTCGATCGGGCGGCCTCCTCCATGCTCCATCTGCTTGAACTGCTGCTGGACTGCCGGATCCTGCTCAAGCTCGACGCGAAAGACGGACACGGCCTGCGGCTCGATGAAGGCGACGGCCATCTCGTGCTCTGGGATTTCCATGATCTCGTGTTTCACACCCGCAGCACGGAGGGTCGGCAGGCCAATCCGGTCGGCGCCGCCTACACCTATGCTGGCGTCGTTCCGCCGCTCCCGGCGGTGCGTCCATCCTGGCCCGGCCGCAGGATCGACCTGCGCAAATTCTCCGGCCCGGAGCCAAACTGCCCGTTCGCAACGTTGTTGCGCGAGCGCCATTCGACCCGGGATTTCGACGATCATAATCCCATCACGCTCGGCGAGCTCGCACAGTTTCTCGAGACCACCGCGCGCGTGCTGTCCGAATGGAAGAGCGACCCGCATGTCGACGGAGCGCCGGAGGTCGCCTACAGCACAAGGCCGTATCCGTCGGCTGGCAGTGCCTATGAGCTGGAATTGTACCTGACCGTCATCAACTGCGAGGGGCTTGCGCGCGGGCTCTACCATTACGATGCCGGGAGCCACGCGCTTGTCGCGATCAACGCTTCCCCAGAACAGCTTCAGGCCCAGGCGATGGCGGCCCAGTTCGCCATGGACGCGCCCGGCCAGCCGCAGATCCTGATCACGATCGCCGCGCGCTTTGGCCGGATCTCCTGGAAGTACAGCGCCATCGCCTATTCATTGATCCTGAAGGACGTCGGCACCCTCCTCCAGACGTTCTACCTGGCGGCAACCGATATGGGCCTCGGTGGCTGCGCGATCGGGACCACCAACATCGATCTGTTCGCAAAAATAACGGAGCTGGAATTCCATGTTGAGGGCCCGGTCGGTCAATTCGCGCTCGGGCGCGGCAGGACGCCGTTAGTCTCAAGCTAG
- a CDS encoding TOMM precursor leader peptide-binding protein — MTGNRKTRVVRQIRKDFLRFAPNFTAYALPPGAVCLYSEDRKFFLHGELYCALATAIGQQGKARPEIVRQLSKRFPADKIEEAITRLLDRRYVVAQTPQAFDEAVGGFWASLGLSLEVAEQNLRDCSVRVESIDVKGAKELTAALSKLGVQIAKRSPKLTITLANDYLDRRLAELNEERVTGKSRWLLVQPSGAFPLVGPVFKPGESACWTCLFDRMIRNREIKGFLDRGPARAVALSPLVRESVGRTGIHFAAVEIAKAIASGFRTDLRDHIASFDLTGATIAKHYVARRPQCPTCGSKKLSNPRRSPALVEIAEGKRLVMTSGGYRTVTSRATVSRFRKHVSPLTGVVTRLERIDADLPMNTNYFAQHNFSAPARSIDQLRSGLSGGSFGKGSTAEQGEASALMESIERYSGIFQGDEIRMMRRFADFAPGEALLPNDVQLFSETQFKTRFLQEPDDSHPVPEPFDPSTKTEWSPVTSLRDKCFRYLPTGLLYFFYGGFHTDSNGCAAGNTRDEAIVQGFLELVERDAYAIWWYNRVQRAEVDLEQFDDFYVQDLQAQFAEAGRKLWVLDITSDLGIPTYVAIMHWMQNGHENIEFGSGAHFDRRIALLRALTELTQFMSVGMMGGQSGEKPTLDGVTPLRLEDYPFLTPSDRPIVPPAPSLELHDNTRDQVIACVEIAARAGYDFLVLDQTRPDVEVPVVRVVVPGLRHFYRRFAPGRLYDVPLKLGLLERPRLESELTTFLPHT, encoded by the coding sequence ATGACTGGCAACCGCAAGACCCGAGTTGTACGGCAGATCCGCAAGGATTTTCTGCGATTTGCACCGAACTTCACCGCCTACGCACTGCCTCCCGGTGCGGTTTGCCTCTATTCCGAGGATCGCAAGTTCTTCCTGCACGGCGAACTCTACTGCGCCCTGGCCACCGCGATCGGACAGCAGGGCAAGGCCAGGCCGGAGATCGTTCGCCAGCTTTCGAAGCGCTTCCCGGCCGACAAGATCGAGGAAGCGATCACGCGACTGCTCGATCGCCGGTATGTCGTTGCGCAAACCCCGCAAGCATTCGACGAGGCCGTCGGCGGGTTCTGGGCAAGCCTCGGCCTGTCTTTGGAGGTCGCGGAACAAAATCTTCGCGATTGCTCCGTCCGGGTCGAGTCGATTGACGTCAAAGGTGCCAAGGAGCTGACCGCGGCGCTGAGCAAGCTCGGCGTTCAAATCGCCAAACGCTCGCCGAAGCTCACGATCACGCTGGCGAACGATTATCTTGACCGGCGGCTCGCTGAACTGAACGAGGAACGCGTGACCGGCAAGTCGCGCTGGCTGCTGGTACAGCCGTCCGGCGCATTTCCGCTAGTCGGGCCCGTGTTCAAACCGGGCGAGAGCGCCTGCTGGACCTGCCTGTTCGATCGCATGATCCGCAACCGGGAGATCAAGGGGTTTCTTGATCGGGGACCGGCGCGTGCGGTCGCGCTATCGCCGCTTGTCCGCGAGAGTGTCGGACGGACCGGCATCCATTTCGCAGCCGTCGAGATCGCCAAGGCGATCGCCTCGGGTTTTCGCACCGATTTGCGCGATCACATCGCAAGCTTCGATCTGACCGGTGCCACCATCGCCAAGCACTACGTCGCGCGACGCCCGCAATGTCCAACCTGCGGCAGCAAGAAGCTGAGCAATCCGCGTCGATCTCCAGCCCTGGTCGAGATCGCCGAGGGCAAGAGGCTCGTCATGACCAGCGGTGGATATCGCACCGTGACATCGCGGGCCACGGTGTCACGCTTCCGCAAGCATGTGAGCCCGCTGACAGGCGTGGTGACCAGGCTTGAACGGATCGACGCCGATCTGCCGATGAATACCAATTATTTCGCCCAGCACAATTTTTCCGCACCGGCCCGCAGCATCGACCAGCTCAGGTCGGGATTGAGCGGCGGCAGCTTTGGCAAGGGCTCGACCGCCGAACAGGGCGAGGCTAGCGCGCTGATGGAGTCGATCGAACGCTATTCAGGCATCTTCCAGGGCGACGAGATCAGGATGATGCGGCGTTTTGCCGATTTCGCGCCGGGCGAGGCGCTGCTTCCCAACGATGTCCAGCTCTTCAGCGAGACGCAGTTCAAGACCAGGTTTCTCCAGGAGCCGGACGATTCCCATCCGGTTCCCGAGCCCTTCGATCCCTCCACCAAGACCGAGTGGTCGCCGGTCACTTCACTGCGCGACAAATGCTTCAGATATTTGCCGACTGGTCTGCTGTACTTTTTCTATGGCGGCTTTCATACGGATTCCAACGGCTGTGCGGCCGGCAACACCCGCGATGAGGCCATCGTCCAGGGGTTTCTCGAACTGGTCGAGCGCGATGCCTACGCGATATGGTGGTACAACCGGGTGCAGCGCGCCGAAGTTGATCTCGAGCAGTTCGACGATTTCTATGTACAGGACCTCCAGGCCCAATTTGCGGAAGCCGGGCGCAAGCTGTGGGTGCTCGACATCACCAGTGATCTCGGCATTCCGACTTACGTGGCAATCATGCACTGGATGCAGAATGGACACGAGAATATCGAGTTCGGCTCCGGCGCGCATTTCGACCGCCGCATAGCCCTGCTGCGCGCCCTCACCGAGCTGACCCAGTTCATGTCCGTCGGCATGATGGGCGGCCAGAGCGGCGAGAAGCCGACACTGGACGGCGTCACGCCGCTGCGCCTGGAAGACTATCCGTTCCTGACACCCAGCGATCGCCCGATCGTCCCCCCGGCGCCGAGCCTGGAGCTTCACGACAATACGCGCGACCAGGTCATCGCCTGCGTCGAGATCGCGGCACGCGCAGGTTATGATTTCCTCGTGCTCGATCAGACGCGCCCCGATGTCGAGGTACCCGTCGTCAGGGTGGTCGTTCCAGGCTTGCGTCATTTCTATCGCCGCTTCGCGCCCGGCCGCCTCTACGACGTGCCGTTGAAGCTCGGACTGTTGGAGCGGCCGCGGCTGGAAAGCGAGCTGACAACGTTCCTCCCACACACCTGA
- a CDS encoding VOC family protein, whose protein sequence is MNGEIGVADQPGGFAWFELLTTDVAAAGAFYRKTIGWRLKDETTPELAYTVLRSGGTPVGGLMDLPEEGRRLGATPRWIGYVAVVDLEGTAAQVRHLGGTIFVPPTDTNIGRIAVVADPQKATFGLIEEPGYGRWKPGRIDEPGRVGWHELLAADRTVIFDFYRELFGWQKVDAQTDPADLYQLFSAGGQTVGGMLTKFPSVAQPSWLHYFNVDDIGAATKHISAGGGRILQGPIELPDGCWIARCLDPQGALFALQGGRGQTSIEPSSASEVGWSAKWGGMASHGRMVLPKPKR, encoded by the coding sequence TTGAACGGAGAGATCGGCGTGGCAGATCAACCGGGGGGGTTCGCTTGGTTTGAGCTCCTGACCACGGATGTCGCGGCGGCGGGCGCATTTTATCGCAAGACCATCGGCTGGCGTTTGAAGGATGAGACCACTCCTGAGCTGGCTTACACGGTGCTTCGTAGCGGCGGCACGCCGGTTGGCGGATTGATGGATCTCCCGGAGGAGGGGCGGCGATTGGGGGCAACACCGAGATGGATCGGTTATGTCGCCGTCGTCGACCTCGAGGGGACTGCCGCGCAGGTCAGGCATCTCGGAGGCACGATCTTTGTGCCGCCGACCGACACCAATATTGGCCGAATAGCAGTCGTCGCTGATCCCCAGAAAGCGACGTTCGGGCTGATCGAGGAACCCGGATATGGCCGATGGAAACCCGGCCGGATCGACGAGCCGGGGCGCGTTGGCTGGCACGAACTGTTGGCCGCCGACCGAACCGTGATCTTCGATTTCTACAGAGAGCTGTTTGGTTGGCAGAAGGTCGATGCTCAGACCGATCCGGCGGACCTGTATCAATTGTTTTCGGCCGGTGGGCAGACGGTCGGCGGCATGCTCACAAAATTTCCGAGCGTCGCGCAGCCGAGCTGGCTGCATTACTTCAACGTCGACGACATCGGCGCTGCCACGAAGCACATAAGTGCTGGTGGAGGCCGGATCCTCCAGGGTCCGATCGAACTACCCGATGGCTGCTGGATCGCGCGATGCCTCGATCCCCAGGGCGCGCTGTTTGCACTGCAGGGTGGGCGAGGTCAGACAAGCATTGAGCCATCCTCGGCCTCGGAAGTCGGATGGTCCGCCAAATGGGGCGGCATGGCCTCGCATGGGCGAATGGTGCTGCCCAAGCCGAAACGATAG
- the ilvD gene encoding dihydroxy-acid dehydratase, with protein MPAYRSRTTTHGRNMAGARGLWRATGMKDGDFGKPIIAVVNSFTQFVPGHVHLKDLGQLVAREIEQAGGVAKEFNTIAVDDGIAMGHDGMLYSLPSRELIADSVEYMANAHCADGLVCISNCDKITPGMLMAALRLNIPAVFVSGGPMEAGKVKLHGKTHAVDLIDAMVAAADSKVSDEDVKVIERSACPTCGSCSGMFTANSMNCLTEALGLALPGNGSVVATHADRKRLFVEAGHTIVDIVRRYYEQDDASVLPRNIANFKAFENAMTLDIAMGGSTNTVLHLLAAAHEGQVEFTMRDIDRLSRRVPVLCKVAPSVADVHVEDVHRAGGIMGILGELDRAGLIDTSVSTVHAPTMKDALERWDVKRSKSEAVRTFYRASPGGIPTQVAFSQERRYDELDTDREKGVVRDLEHAFSKDGGLAVLYGNLAQDGCIVKTAGVDASILKFSGSARVFESQDAAVEGILGGKVTAGEIVVIIYEGPRGGPGMQEMLYPTSYLKSMGLGKACALVTDGRFSGGSSGLSIGHLSPEAAEGGNIGLVRTGDRIAIDIPNRSISLEVSDEELAKRRAAEEAKGDAAWQPANRKRNVSTALQAYAALTTSAARGAVREVKRRTN; from the coding sequence ATGCCAGCCTATCGCTCCCGCACCACCACCCACGGCCGCAACATGGCGGGCGCGCGCGGCCTCTGGCGCGCGACGGGCATGAAGGACGGCGATTTCGGCAAGCCGATCATCGCGGTCGTCAACTCCTTCACCCAGTTCGTCCCCGGCCACGTCCATCTGAAGGACCTCGGCCAGCTCGTGGCCCGCGAGATCGAGCAGGCTGGCGGCGTGGCCAAGGAGTTCAACACGATCGCGGTCGACGACGGCATCGCCATGGGCCATGACGGCATGCTCTACAGCCTGCCGTCGCGCGAATTGATCGCCGACAGCGTCGAGTACATGGCGAACGCCCATTGCGCCGACGGCCTCGTCTGCATCTCCAATTGCGACAAGATCACGCCCGGCATGCTGATGGCGGCGCTGCGGCTCAACATCCCCGCCGTGTTCGTCTCGGGCGGTCCGATGGAGGCCGGCAAGGTCAAGCTGCACGGCAAGACCCACGCGGTCGACCTGATCGACGCGATGGTCGCGGCCGCCGATTCCAAGGTGAGCGACGAGGACGTCAAGGTGATCGAGCGTTCGGCGTGCCCGACCTGTGGCTCCTGCTCGGGCATGTTCACGGCCAATTCGATGAATTGCCTCACCGAGGCGCTCGGCCTTGCGCTGCCCGGCAACGGCTCGGTCGTGGCAACCCACGCCGACCGCAAGCGCCTGTTCGTCGAGGCCGGCCACACCATCGTCGACATCGTGCGCCGCTACTACGAGCAGGACGATGCCTCGGTGCTGCCGCGCAACATCGCGAATTTCAAGGCGTTCGAGAACGCGATGACGCTGGATATCGCGATGGGCGGCTCGACCAACACGGTGCTGCATCTGCTTGCGGCCGCTCATGAAGGGCAGGTCGAATTCACCATGCGCGACATCGATCGCCTGTCACGACGCGTGCCTGTGCTCTGCAAGGTCGCGCCGTCGGTCGCCGACGTCCATGTCGAGGACGTGCACCGCGCCGGCGGCATCATGGGCATTTTGGGTGAGCTCGATCGCGCTGGCTTGATCGATACCTCGGTCTCGACCGTGCACGCACCGACGATGAAGGACGCGCTGGAGCGCTGGGACGTCAAGCGCTCGAAGAGCGAGGCCGTGCGCACCTTCTATCGCGCCTCTCCCGGCGGCATCCCGACGCAGGTCGCCTTTAGCCAGGAGCGCCGCTACGACGAGCTCGACACCGATCGCGAGAAGGGCGTCGTGCGCGATCTCGAACACGCCTTCAGCAAGGACGGCGGACTTGCCGTGCTCTACGGCAACCTCGCGCAGGACGGCTGTATCGTGAAGACCGCCGGCGTCGATGCCTCGATCCTGAAATTCTCCGGCTCCGCGCGCGTATTCGAGAGCCAGGACGCCGCCGTCGAGGGCATTTTGGGCGGCAAGGTCACAGCCGGCGAGATCGTCGTCATCATCTATGAAGGCCCGCGCGGCGGCCCAGGCATGCAGGAGATGCTGTATCCGACGAGCTATCTGAAATCGATGGGCCTCGGCAAAGCCTGCGCGCTCGTCACCGACGGCCGCTTCTCCGGCGGCTCCTCGGGCCTGTCGATCGGCCACCTGTCGCCGGAAGCCGCCGAGGGCGGCAATATCGGCCTCGTGCGCACTGGCGACCGCATCGCGATCGACATCCCGAACCGCAGCATCAGCCTCGAGGTCTCCGACGAGGAACTGGCAAAGCGCCGCGCCGCGGAAGAGGCGAAGGGCGATGCCGCCTGGCAGCCCGCCAACCGCAAGCGCAACGTTTCGACCGCGCTGCAGGCCTATGCCGCGCTCACCACCAGCGCCGCGCGCGGCGCGGTGCGCGAGGTGAAGCGGCGGACGAACTGA
- a CDS encoding efflux RND transporter permease subunit produces MLWLISSSARLRTLVVAVAAGLLIFGAIGIRDKPLDVVPELALPSLTVKTESLGLSSAEVESLITVPLEADLLNGVPWLQLIQSESMAGLSTIEMIFAPGTDLMKARQMVQERLTQAHALPNVSSPPVMLQPVSSTSRVMNIGLSSKSVSLIDMSIQARWNIAPRLAGVPGVANVSIWGQRERQVQVLVDGRNLLKKGVKLEQVIKTTGEAVWSSPLTYLNSSTPGTGGFIETPNQRLSIRHQLPISTVGTFAKVPLSGTTVRVGDVALLAEGHQALIGDAIVGEGPGLMLAIEKFPGFNTSDVTRGVERALDELKPGLPGIEINTAIYHPASFIERATRNLSTAATMSVVLVVVVLGLLISSWRAAAIALAAISLSFVSAVLLLQAAGISLSMMVIGGLLMASGVVVHDGILDADNLLRRLRAPRDGQSRFLVLARAMLETRRPMVYASLIVVLALLPVLFMQSRSAAFFAPMAWAHIAAVSVSMLVALILTPALAALLLVNVEQNARGDRPIERWAGILDRVGDPVTRWPIASIGVAVAAAIACVAIVTPLERNMVPSFKETDLLIEWQGPPGTSLQAMMRSTEGLIQDLKQIPGVQNAHANLGRALLCNCEHATDVNTGQVWVNIDPKAHYETVVDAVEAAVTAYPGMRGQVGTYLSTRLREALTGDPDSITVRVYGKSLDVIRIKAEEIRAAIAKIQGIENARVELQVEEPAIEVKVDVDRAADFGLKPGDVRRATSALVGGITVGALFEEQKVFDVVVWGRPELRDNIEDIRNLMIISENGSQARLAQVADVRVTPATSIIRRQGASRRIDVLAKVDERALGEVAEDVARTVKQVAFPFEHRAEVLGEYKEQGATLRSIYAYVVAAAVVMFLLMQAVLRSWKLTALSLLGVPIAVLGGLAVIPVTEEGTLSLGSLMGLAAVLALTVRQGVGLVAHFQHLQLNEGEPFGAALVRRGVREQFPSIVTSSIATLALMLPFAVMGDVAGLEIAHPLAVVVLGGVVTATLGTLLMLPALYVRFAAGWINDRIDLEMETAS; encoded by the coding sequence ATGTTGTGGCTCATTTCCTCTAGCGCGCGTTTGCGTACTCTTGTTGTGGCTGTCGCTGCTGGCCTGCTGATCTTCGGCGCCATCGGCATCAGGGACAAGCCGTTGGATGTTGTCCCCGAACTTGCGCTCCCCTCGCTCACTGTGAAGACGGAATCGCTTGGTCTCTCTAGCGCCGAGGTTGAATCGCTGATCACAGTGCCGCTGGAAGCGGATCTGCTTAACGGCGTCCCTTGGCTTCAGCTCATCCAATCGGAATCGATGGCGGGACTCTCGACAATCGAAATGATCTTCGCGCCCGGCACCGATCTGATGAAGGCGCGCCAGATGGTGCAGGAACGACTGACGCAGGCGCACGCCCTGCCGAACGTCTCCAGCCCGCCGGTCATGCTGCAGCCGGTGTCCTCAACCAGCCGAGTGATGAATATCGGCCTGAGCTCGAAATCCGTCTCGCTGATCGACATGTCCATTCAGGCGCGCTGGAACATCGCTCCGCGGCTCGCCGGCGTTCCTGGAGTCGCGAACGTTTCGATCTGGGGGCAGCGCGAGCGGCAGGTGCAGGTGCTTGTAGATGGCCGAAACCTGCTGAAGAAGGGTGTCAAGCTGGAGCAGGTGATCAAGACCACTGGTGAGGCGGTGTGGTCGTCGCCGCTGACCTACCTGAACTCATCCACGCCGGGCACTGGCGGCTTCATCGAAACACCGAACCAGCGGCTCAGCATTCGCCACCAGCTGCCGATCTCCACCGTAGGCACCTTCGCCAAGGTGCCGTTGAGCGGCACGACGGTGCGCGTTGGCGACGTTGCCCTTCTTGCTGAAGGGCATCAGGCGCTGATCGGCGATGCCATCGTCGGCGAAGGGCCGGGCCTAATGCTGGCCATCGAGAAGTTCCCCGGTTTCAACACCTCGGACGTGACGCGCGGCGTCGAGCGCGCACTCGACGAACTGAAGCCAGGGCTCCCCGGCATCGAGATCAACACGGCGATCTATCATCCCGCGAGCTTCATCGAACGTGCGACGCGTAACCTGAGCACCGCCGCAACTATGTCGGTCGTTTTGGTCGTGGTCGTGCTTGGCCTCCTGATTAGCAGCTGGAGGGCGGCCGCTATCGCGCTGGCCGCCATTTCGTTGTCGTTCGTTTCGGCCGTGCTGCTGCTGCAGGCCGCGGGGATTTCGCTCAGCATGATGGTTATCGGCGGGCTCTTGATGGCTTCCGGCGTGGTGGTCCATGACGGCATTCTCGACGCAGACAATCTGCTGCGCCGGCTACGGGCACCTCGCGACGGACAATCGAGGTTCCTCGTCCTCGCCCGAGCGATGCTCGAAACGCGTCGGCCGATGGTCTATGCGTCATTGATCGTCGTGCTCGCGTTGCTTCCCGTCTTGTTCATGCAGAGCCGGTCGGCGGCATTCTTTGCGCCGATGGCGTGGGCCCATATCGCCGCCGTGTCCGTCTCGATGTTAGTGGCGCTGATCCTGACCCCTGCGCTGGCCGCGCTGCTTCTCGTCAATGTCGAACAGAATGCGAGGGGTGATAGGCCGATCGAACGATGGGCCGGAATTCTTGATCGGGTGGGCGACCCCGTCACCCGCTGGCCGATCGCCAGCATCGGCGTCGCCGTTGCGGCAGCGATCGCTTGCGTTGCGATCGTGACCCCTCTGGAACGCAACATGGTGCCAAGCTTCAAGGAGACTGATCTTCTTATCGAGTGGCAGGGGCCGCCTGGCACCTCGCTCCAAGCGATGATGCGCTCGACCGAGGGCTTGATCCAGGACCTCAAGCAGATCCCGGGCGTGCAGAATGCGCACGCCAATCTCGGACGCGCGCTGCTTTGCAATTGCGAGCACGCAACCGACGTGAATACGGGGCAAGTGTGGGTCAACATCGATCCCAAGGCGCACTATGAAACCGTGGTCGATGCCGTGGAAGCCGCCGTCACCGCCTATCCCGGAATGCGCGGGCAGGTCGGGACATACCTGTCGACCAGGCTGCGTGAGGCGCTCACCGGCGATCCGGATTCCATCACCGTGCGCGTGTATGGCAAGAGCCTCGATGTCATTCGCATCAAGGCCGAAGAGATCCGCGCGGCCATTGCGAAGATCCAAGGCATCGAAAACGCCCGAGTCGAACTGCAGGTCGAGGAACCCGCGATCGAGGTCAAGGTCGATGTCGACCGAGCGGCTGATTTCGGCTTGAAGCCTGGTGACGTCCGCAGGGCGACATCCGCGCTGGTCGGTGGCATCACCGTCGGTGCGCTGTTCGAGGAACAGAAGGTTTTCGACGTTGTCGTCTGGGGGCGCCCGGAACTGCGCGACAACATCGAAGACATCCGGAATCTGATGATCATCAGTGAGAACGGGTCTCAGGCTCGCCTTGCCCAGGTGGCCGACGTCCGGGTTACGCCAGCGACCAGCATTATCCGCCGCCAGGGAGCCTCGCGCCGCATCGACGTGCTGGCAAAAGTGGATGAGCGGGCCCTCGGCGAGGTGGCAGAGGACGTCGCCAGGACAGTCAAGCAGGTTGCTTTCCCGTTCGAACATCGGGCCGAGGTGCTGGGCGAATACAAGGAACAGGGTGCCACCCTGCGGTCGATATACGCTTACGTAGTGGCGGCGGCGGTCGTGATGTTCCTGCTCATGCAGGCGGTGCTCCGTAGCTGGAAACTCACTGCATTGTCGCTGCTTGGTGTCCCGATCGCGGTGCTGGGTGGCCTGGCGGTGATCCCGGTTACCGAGGAGGGTACCCTCTCGCTCGGCTCGCTGATGGGCCTGGCGGCGGTGCTTGCGTTGACGGTCCGACAGGGTGTCGGTCTCGTCGCCCATTTTCAGCATCTGCAATTGAACGAGGGTGAGCCGTTCGGTGCGGCGCTGGTGCGTCGAGGAGTTCGGGAGCAGTTCCCGAGCATCGTGACATCATCGATCGCGACGCTCGCTCTAATGCTTCCGTTCGCAGTCATGGGCGACGTCGCGGGACTTGAGATTGCCCACCCACTCGCGGTCGTCGTCTTGGGTGGGGTTGTCACCGCGACGCTTGGAACGTTGCTGATGCTTCCAGCGCTCTACGTGCGGTTTGCAGCCGGCTGGATTAACGACCGCATCGATCTTGAGATGGAGACCGCGTCATGA